One stretch of Shewanella sp. Arc9-LZ DNA includes these proteins:
- the purL gene encoding phosphoribosylformylglycinamidine synthase, whose translation MEIIRGAPALSAFRVQKLMEACENAALPVSQIYAEYVHLANLSEPLDDNERLQLETILTYGPAIESHAPQGTLLFVTPRPGTISPWSSKATDIAHNCGLGKVNRLERGIAYYVEASVLTAEQQKLLQGLLHDRMVEVMLPAFEAAEILFARTEPAKFSSVNILAEGRRALEVANIKLGLALADDEIDYLIENFVRLKRNPNDIELMMFAQANSEHCRHKIFNADWTIDGEVQPKSLFKMIKNTFEVTPDYVLSAYKDNAAVMTGPVAGRFFPDPDGVYNYHTEPMHILMKVETHNHPTAISPYPGAATGSGGEIRDEGATGRGSKPKAGLSGFTVSNLKIPGFVQPWEGDYGKPDRIVTPLEIMLEGPLGGAAFNNEFGRPAITGYFRTYEQLVSSHNGVEVRGYHKPIMIAGGLGNIREEHVQKGEITVGAKLIVLGGPAMNIGLGGGAASSMASGQSSEDLDFASVQRENPEMERRCQEVIDRCWQLGDTNPIQFIHDVGAGGLSNAFPELVNDADRGGVFNLRNVPSDEPGMSPLEIWCNESQERYVLSVAPENLQQFADICARERAPFSVVGEATAEMHLTLADSHFNNKPIDLPLEVLLGKAPKMSRDVVTAKAVSPALDQTKIELNDAVKRILTLPTVADKTFLITIGDRSVTGLVNRDQMVGPWQVPVADCAVTASSYDSYCGEAMSMGERTPLALLDFDASARMAVAESIMNIAGTDIGSFKRIKLSANWMSPAGHPGEDAGLYQAVKAIGEDLCPELGITIPVGKDSMSMKTAWEENGTQKTVTSPMSLVITAFGVVQDIRKTVTPQLRDDKGDSALLMLDLSNGQNRLGGSCLAQVYSELGDIAPTLDKTANLAGFFEVMQQLVAEQAVMAYHDRSDGGLFTTLVEMAFAGNTGLMIDLASLNGTDLERLFNEEIGAVIQVSAVDAKAIAAQFEAKGVTCHHIGGLQAADKISINDGERVIFADSRTALRTLWSETTYRMQALRDNPECAREEYDLKQQADAPGLTVKLGFNPSEDVAAPYILKGAAPKMAILREQGVNSHVEMAAAFDRAGFESRDVHMSDILSGRISLEEFQGLVACGGFSYGDVLGAGEGWAKSILFNDRARDEFSRFFERDSSIALGVCNGCQMLSNLKEIIPGSEHWPRFVRNRSERFEARFSLVEVQQNPSVFFDGMVGSRMPIAVSHGEGLVEFANAQALANAEASGTIALRYVDGHGQIATQYPENPNGSANGLTGICTTDGRVTIMMPHPERVFRTVANSWHPDNWGEDSPWMRMFRNARVKIG comes from the coding sequence ATGGAAATCATTCGCGGAGCCCCAGCACTATCTGCATTTAGAGTTCAAAAACTCATGGAGGCTTGCGAAAACGCAGCGCTTCCTGTATCGCAAATTTATGCTGAATATGTACATTTAGCCAATTTGAGTGAACCACTAGATGATAATGAACGTCTACAGTTAGAAACTATTCTTACTTATGGCCCAGCTATTGAGTCTCATGCCCCACAAGGCACTTTACTGTTTGTTACTCCTCGTCCTGGCACTATTTCTCCTTGGTCTTCTAAAGCAACTGATATTGCCCACAACTGTGGCTTAGGCAAAGTTAACCGTCTTGAGCGTGGTATTGCTTATTATGTTGAAGCGTCAGTATTAACAGCCGAGCAGCAAAAACTACTGCAAGGTTTATTGCATGACCGCATGGTCGAAGTCATGCTGCCGGCGTTTGAAGCTGCTGAAATATTATTTGCTCGTACAGAACCAGCAAAATTTAGCAGTGTGAATATTCTTGCTGAAGGCCGCCGCGCCTTAGAAGTGGCCAATATTAAGCTAGGCTTGGCCCTTGCCGATGATGAAATTGACTATTTAATTGAAAATTTTGTTCGTTTGAAGCGTAACCCTAACGACATCGAACTAATGATGTTTGCTCAAGCAAACTCGGAACATTGTCGCCACAAAATTTTCAATGCAGATTGGACAATCGATGGCGAAGTACAGCCAAAATCATTGTTCAAAATGATTAAAAACACTTTTGAAGTCACGCCAGATTACGTGTTATCAGCCTACAAAGATAATGCCGCAGTGATGACGGGTCCGGTAGCGGGTCGTTTTTTCCCTGATCCCGATGGTGTTTATAACTATCACACCGAACCAATGCATATATTGATGAAAGTAGAAACTCACAATCATCCTACCGCTATTAGCCCATATCCTGGCGCTGCTACTGGTTCTGGTGGTGAAATTCGCGATGAGGGTGCTACTGGCCGAGGTTCTAAACCTAAAGCGGGTTTATCTGGTTTTACTGTTTCTAACTTGAAAATTCCTGGTTTTGTACAACCATGGGAAGGGGATTACGGTAAGCCTGATCGTATCGTCACTCCGTTAGAAATCATGCTCGAAGGCCCTCTAGGCGGCGCAGCATTTAACAATGAATTTGGTCGTCCTGCCATTACCGGTTATTTCCGCACCTACGAGCAATTAGTCTCTAGCCACAATGGCGTTGAAGTGCGTGGTTATCATAAGCCGATTATGATTGCCGGTGGCTTAGGCAATATCCGAGAAGAACACGTTCAAAAAGGTGAGATTACCGTTGGCGCTAAGCTTATTGTGCTTGGTGGACCGGCAATGAACATTGGCTTAGGTGGCGGCGCCGCATCTTCTATGGCGTCTGGTCAGTCTAGCGAAGATTTAGATTTTGCCTCTGTACAACGTGAAAACCCAGAAATGGAACGTCGTTGTCAGGAAGTTATCGACCGCTGCTGGCAGTTAGGTGACACCAACCCAATTCAATTTATTCACGATGTGGGCGCAGGTGGATTATCTAATGCGTTCCCTGAGTTAGTGAATGATGCTGATCGCGGTGGGGTATTCAATTTACGTAATGTTCCTTCTGACGAGCCAGGCATGAGCCCGCTTGAAATTTGGTGTAATGAATCTCAAGAGCGTTATGTGTTATCGGTTGCACCAGAGAACTTACAACAATTTGCTGATATTTGTGCCCGTGAACGTGCACCATTTTCGGTGGTTGGTGAAGCGACTGCAGAGATGCATTTAACGCTTGCCGACAGTCACTTTAATAACAAGCCGATTGATTTACCGCTTGAAGTTTTATTAGGTAAAGCGCCTAAAATGAGCCGTGATGTGGTGACAGCCAAAGCAGTATCGCCAGCGTTAGATCAAACTAAAATTGAGCTAAACGATGCAGTTAAGCGCATTTTAACCTTGCCAACCGTGGCTGACAAAACCTTCCTTATCACCATAGGTGATCGCTCCGTCACTGGTTTAGTTAATCGCGACCAAATGGTGGGTCCATGGCAGGTTCCTGTTGCCGACTGTGCAGTAACCGCATCAAGTTATGACAGCTACTGCGGTGAAGCGATGTCGATGGGTGAGCGTACTCCGTTAGCATTACTCGATTTTGACGCCTCAGCCCGTATGGCGGTTGCCGAATCGATTATGAACATTGCTGGTACTGACATTGGCTCGTTCAAGCGTATTAAACTTTCTGCTAACTGGATGTCTCCAGCGGGTCACCCTGGTGAAGATGCGGGTTTATACCAAGCGGTTAAAGCGATTGGTGAAGACCTTTGTCCTGAACTCGGTATCACGATTCCTGTTGGCAAAGACTCCATGTCGATGAAAACCGCGTGGGAAGAAAATGGTACTCAGAAAACTGTCACATCGCCTATGTCGTTAGTCATCACCGCTTTTGGTGTGGTGCAAGATATTCGTAAAACGGTAACCCCACAACTTCGTGATGATAAAGGTGACAGTGCATTATTAATGCTGGATTTAAGCAATGGCCAAAATCGTTTAGGCGGTTCTTGTTTAGCGCAGGTTTACAGTGAGTTAGGCGATATTGCACCCACATTAGATAAAACCGCCAACTTAGCGGGCTTTTTTGAAGTGATGCAGCAGTTAGTCGCCGAGCAAGCGGTTATGGCTTATCACGACCGTAGCGACGGCGGTTTATTTACCACCTTAGTGGAAATGGCCTTTGCCGGTAATACCGGGTTAATGATTGATTTAGCCAGCTTGAATGGTACTGATTTAGAACGTTTATTTAACGAAGAAATTGGTGCTGTAATTCAAGTCAGTGCTGTTGATGCCAAAGCCATTGCCGCACAATTTGAGGCTAAAGGTGTCACGTGTCATCACATTGGTGGCTTACAAGCGGCAGACAAGATTAGCATTAACGATGGCGAGCGAGTGATATTTGCTGATAGTCGTACAGCACTGCGCACTTTGTGGTCAGAAACGACCTATCGCATGCAAGCGCTACGTGACAACCCAGAATGCGCGCGTGAAGAGTATGATCTTAAACAACAAGCTGATGCGCCAGGATTAACGGTTAAATTAGGCTTTAATCCAAGTGAAGATGTGGCTGCACCTTATATTCTTAAAGGCGCCGCCCCTAAAATGGCTATTTTACGTGAGCAAGGCGTTAACTCTCATGTTGAGATGGCAGCCGCTTTCGATCGTGCCGGTTTTGAAAGCCGCGACGTGCACATGTCGGACATTTTATCTGGCCGTATTAGCCTTGAAGAATTCCAAGGCCTAGTGGCTTGTGGCGGATTCTCATATGGTGACGTGTTAGGTGCTGGTGAAGGTTGGGCTAAGTCGATTCTGTTTAATGACCGTGCTCGCGATGAGTTTAGCCGTTTCTTCGAACGTGATTCAAGCATTGCCCTTGGCGTGTGTAATGGTTGTCAGATGTTATCTAATCTGAAAGAAATTATTCCAGGAAGTGAGCATTGGCCGCGTTTTGTGCGTAACCGCTCAGAGCGTTTTGAAGCTCGATTCAGTTTGGTTGAAGTGCAGCAAAATCCATCGGTATTTTTTGACGGTATGGTTGGCTCTCGTATGCCTATAGCTGTATCGCATGGTGAAGGCTTAGTGGAATTTGCTAATGCTCAAGCGTTAGCAAATGCAGAAGCATCGGGCACTATTGCACTGCGCTATGTTGATGGCCATGGTCAAATTGCGACCCAGTACCCAGAAAATCCAAATGGTTCAGCCAATGGCTTAACGGGTATTTGTACCACTGATGGTCGCGTAACCATTATGATGCCGCATCCTGAACGAGTATTTAGAACTGTTGCTAATTCATGGCATCCAGATAACTGGGGTGAAGATAGCCCATGGATGCGCATGTTCCGTAATGCACGAGTGAAAATCGGCTAA
- a CDS encoding cytochrome ubiquinol oxidase subunit I: MIIEEVVELSRFQFALTAMYHFLFVPLTLGLAFILAIMESLYVMTNKQVYKDMTKFWGKLFGINFALGVTTGLAMEFQFGTNWSYYSHYVGDIFGAPLAIEGLMAFFLESTLVGMFFFGWDRFSKRQHLVVTWLVALGSNMSALWILIANGWMQNPVGSVFNYETMRMEMTNFAEVVFNPVAQVKFVHTVASGYVAGAMFVLAISSYYILKGRDLPFARRSFAIAASFGMASILSVIVLGDESGYEVGEVQRVKLAAIEAEWHTEPAPAAFTAFGFPNQETMHTDYAVKIPYAMGIIATRSLDGEVTGIKDLIKDHEVRIRNGMVAYALLEKLRAGDKSVEVREQFEATKIDLGYGFLLKRYTDKVVDATEEQIIAASYDSIPTVAPMFWSFRLMVGSGMIMLLVFAAAFWQSTRHQIAEKKWVLRAALYSLPLPWVAIEAGWFVSEFGRQPWTISEVLPTFMSASSLTTADLWFSIISITVFYTILLVIEAYLMYKFARLGPSSLKTGRYHFETQDA, encoded by the coding sequence ATGATTATCGAAGAGGTCGTTGAGCTATCGCGTTTTCAATTTGCGCTGACAGCCATGTATCATTTTTTATTTGTTCCACTCACCCTAGGTTTAGCCTTTATTCTTGCGATTATGGAATCACTGTATGTGATGACCAATAAGCAAGTTTATAAAGACATGACTAAATTTTGGGGTAAGTTGTTTGGGATTAACTTTGCCTTAGGCGTAACAACGGGTTTAGCGATGGAGTTCCAGTTTGGTACTAACTGGTCCTACTATTCTCATTACGTAGGTGACATTTTTGGCGCGCCTCTGGCGATTGAAGGCTTAATGGCGTTCTTCCTTGAGTCTACGTTAGTCGGGATGTTCTTTTTTGGTTGGGATCGCTTCAGCAAACGCCAACATTTAGTCGTCACTTGGCTTGTCGCTCTTGGCTCTAATATGTCAGCTTTATGGATTTTGATCGCCAATGGTTGGATGCAAAATCCAGTGGGCTCGGTGTTTAACTACGAAACCATGCGTATGGAAATGACCAATTTTGCCGAAGTGGTATTTAACCCCGTCGCGCAAGTTAAGTTTGTTCATACCGTCGCATCTGGTTATGTTGCCGGTGCCATGTTTGTACTTGCCATTAGCTCATATTACATATTGAAAGGCCGAGATTTACCTTTTGCTCGTCGTTCATTTGCTATTGCAGCAAGTTTTGGTATGGCATCTATTTTATCGGTCATCGTGTTAGGCGATGAATCAGGTTATGAAGTCGGTGAAGTCCAACGTGTTAAATTAGCCGCAATTGAAGCTGAATGGCACACGGAACCTGCACCAGCAGCCTTTACTGCATTTGGTTTCCCTAACCAAGAAACTATGCACACGGATTACGCCGTTAAGATCCCATATGCGATGGGTATCATTGCGACACGTTCTTTAGATGGAGAAGTAACCGGTATTAAGGATCTTATTAAAGATCACGAAGTACGAATTCGTAACGGTATGGTTGCGTATGCTTTACTTGAAAAATTACGTGCTGGTGATAAATCGGTTGAGGTTAGAGAGCAATTTGAAGCAACTAAAATCGATCTAGGTTATGGTTTCTTGCTTAAGCGTTATACCGACAAAGTGGTGGATGCGACTGAAGAGCAAATTATTGCAGCGTCTTATGACTCAATTCCTACCGTGGCGCCTATGTTCTGGAGTTTCCGCTTAATGGTTGGCTCTGGGATGATAATGCTATTGGTGTTTGCTGCGGCCTTCTGGCAAAGCACTCGTCATCAAATCGCCGAGAAAAAGTGGGTACTTCGTGCTGCTCTTTACAGTTTGCCACTTCCATGGGTAGCCATTGAAGCTGGTTGGTTTGTGTCAGAGTTTGGTCGCCAACCTTGGACCATTTCTGAAGTGCTGCCAACATTCATGTCGGCGTCTAGTTTAACGACGGCGGATCTTTGGTTCAGTATTATTTCGATTACGGTGTTCTATACCATCCTGTTGGTGATAGAGGCTTACTTGATGTATAAGTTTGCTCGTCTTGGTCCAAGCAGCTTAAAGACCGGCCGTTACCATTTCGAAACCCAAGATGCTTAA
- the cydB gene encoding cytochrome d ubiquinol oxidase subunit II: MFDYEVLRFIWWALIGVLFIGFTVTDGFDMGVGILLPVIGKDDTERRIMINTIAPHWDGNQVWLVTAGGALFAAWPMVYAVSFSGFYVAMMLVLFALFLRPVGFDYRSKIEDPRWRKSWDRALFVGSFVPPLIIGVAFGNLLQGVPFNFDEYLRATYHGGLLGLLNPFGLLAGLVSVTMVIMQGSTWLQMKTDGELRVRSAKASQICGGLLVVLFGAAGVWLVNGIDGYVITSALDLAGPSNPTTKTVAVEAGAWLTNYDKYPLTMLFPVLGLLMPILVIFASRLNRSGFAFFFSSLAVASVILTCGAAMFPFVMPSSLEPNVSLTMWDATASQMSLKVMTFAAIIFVPTVLSYTIWTYYKMYGRLNREYVENNKSSLY; the protein is encoded by the coding sequence ATGTTTGATTATGAAGTATTAAGATTTATTTGGTGGGCGTTAATCGGCGTGCTGTTTATTGGTTTTACCGTGACAGATGGCTTTGATATGGGCGTAGGTATATTGTTACCCGTTATTGGTAAAGATGATACTGAACGCCGTATTATGATTAACACTATCGCACCACATTGGGACGGTAACCAAGTATGGCTAGTGACGGCGGGTGGTGCATTATTTGCTGCTTGGCCTATGGTCTACGCGGTATCGTTTTCGGGCTTTTATGTGGCAATGATGCTAGTACTATTTGCATTGTTTTTACGTCCAGTCGGTTTTGATTATCGCTCTAAAATTGAAGATCCAAGATGGCGTAAGTCATGGGATAGAGCATTATTTGTCGGCAGTTTTGTACCACCGTTAATCATTGGTGTGGCATTTGGTAACTTGCTTCAAGGCGTACCATTTAACTTTGATGAATATTTACGGGCCACTTATCATGGCGGTCTGTTGGGTTTATTGAATCCGTTTGGCTTATTAGCCGGTCTTGTGAGTGTCACTATGGTGATAATGCAAGGCTCTACATGGTTACAAATGAAGACCGACGGAGAGCTGCGCGTTAGAAGCGCTAAAGCATCGCAAATTTGTGGTGGTCTATTAGTGGTTCTGTTTGGTGCTGCTGGGGTTTGGCTTGTAAACGGTATTGATGGTTATGTTATTACCTCAGCCCTCGACCTTGCTGGCCCGTCAAATCCAACTACTAAGACAGTGGCGGTTGAAGCGGGTGCTTGGTTAACCAACTATGATAAATATCCTCTTACCATGTTATTCCCGGTGTTAGGATTATTAATGCCAATATTGGTGATTTTTGCCAGTCGTTTAAATCGTAGTGGATTTGCGTTCTTTTTCAGTTCGCTTGCGGTTGCTAGTGTCATTTTAACCTGTGGTGCAGCAATGTTCCCATTTGTTATGCCTTCATCATTAGAACCTAATGTCAGCTTAACAATGTGGGATGCTACAGCCAGCCAAATGTCACTTAAAGTGATGACCTTTGCTGCTATTATCTTCGTACCTACAGTATTAAGTTACACCATTTGGACTTACTACAAGATGTACGGCCGCTTAAATCGTGAGTATGTTGAAAACAACAAAAGCTCACTTTACTAA
- the cydX gene encoding cytochrome bd-I oxidase subunit CydX produces the protein MWYFAWILGVLLACSFGIINALWLENTENMDRNNEL, from the coding sequence ATGTGGTATTTTGCGTGGATTTTAGGGGTATTGTTAGCGTGTTCATTCGGTATCATCAACGCGTTATGGCTTGAGAATACTGAAAATATGGATCGTAACAACGAACTATAA
- a CDS encoding host attachment protein: MSSWILVADSAHARLFNAETAKSTLIEIKSMIHPEAQQHEQELTSDLPGRQAGGATNSHHSVGGKTEPKKNEAVEFAREICRYLETEYNAHKFSQLIVVAAPHFLGNLRKEMSTNVTKVVTLEIDKDIVKQDIDSIRGQLPIILPSLAT, translated from the coding sequence ATGAGCAGTTGGATTTTAGTCGCGGATAGCGCACATGCACGTCTATTTAATGCAGAAACAGCAAAATCTACATTAATTGAGATTAAGAGCATGATCCATCCCGAAGCACAGCAGCATGAACAGGAACTAACCTCAGATCTACCAGGCCGTCAGGCTGGAGGAGCAACCAATAGTCATCATTCTGTCGGGGGGAAAACAGAGCCTAAAAAGAATGAGGCTGTCGAATTTGCCAGGGAGATTTGTCGATACCTTGAGACTGAATATAATGCGCACAAATTTAGCCAATTGATTGTTGTTGCCGCGCCTCATTTTCTAGGTAACTTACGCAAAGAAATGAGCACTAACGTCACTAAAGTTGTTACGCTGGAAATAGACAAAGATATTGTAAAGCAGGACATCGACTCGATTAGAGGTCAGCTGCCAATTATCTTACCTAGCTTAGCCACATAA
- a CDS encoding methyl-accepting chemotaxis protein — protein MNYKNWPIAKQIGSLAILSSIVIFTAMSWFSYQSASTVLHDKAIQAIKSQMHSNTHLIELQFNSMLDLAKRNADVLRTLYPGQFLIEDRTVEVLGIKTPVLVHDNEQINNSNNNVDHFSKLTGGVATIFARDNDDFVRVSTSLKKADGNRALGTYLGITHPGYQRLVKGEEYEGYAKLFGKDYMTIYRPVKDPNGKVIAILFIGFDITRSVAQIQNSLKQLTLEESGSYVIIRNSDQQIISHRELTSEEPYNETLLDGLSLEQALTDKGSWVYRSLSNQEMYSYSVYIPGWNWTLVGFVPEKELSDESLGMLKINAILALLGVVIISVLLFNVINRAIKPLKNLQRQIAKLGQGDLSQTFEQCPQDSHNEVDHITISVAQTAASLAGLIESLKQSVSSLESQAILSQQTSKLNGNEAKSLLNQTEQIATAIEEMSSSIKDVAQNSSQVAQQAQEIDGASNQGHTQLTQAVTELQSLREQLIQSQKNIESVNNETQAISQVTEVINGIADQTNLLALNAAIEAARAGDQGRGFAVVADEVRSLAQRTQRSISEIGTTINKLQQQVEHTATQMIQCQQLGESSAVQADTVNNQLTLINHNIGEMAIFSSSIASATKQQSTVADEVSRSLHTISTLAQNSDERATKAVSDSEQLTKLAHSIKQQIGVFKVV, from the coding sequence ATGAATTATAAAAATTGGCCTATAGCAAAACAAATTGGCTCACTTGCCATATTGTCTTCTATCGTTATCTTTACCGCTATGTCTTGGTTTTCCTATCAATCGGCATCCACTGTATTGCATGACAAAGCAATTCAAGCGATTAAATCACAAATGCACAGTAATACTCATTTAATTGAACTGCAGTTCAACAGTATGCTGGACTTAGCTAAACGAAATGCCGATGTTCTGCGTACCTTATATCCAGGACAATTCTTGATAGAAGATCGCACCGTTGAGGTGTTAGGAATTAAGACCCCTGTACTAGTCCATGATAATGAGCAAATTAACAATTCAAATAATAACGTAGATCACTTTTCGAAGCTTACAGGCGGAGTCGCTACGATATTTGCTCGCGATAATGATGATTTTGTTCGTGTATCAACATCACTTAAAAAAGCAGATGGTAATCGTGCATTAGGGACGTATTTAGGTATTACACATCCCGGTTATCAGCGTTTGGTTAAAGGCGAAGAGTATGAAGGCTACGCCAAGCTTTTTGGTAAAGACTACATGACAATTTATCGCCCAGTAAAAGATCCCAATGGCAAAGTTATCGCTATTCTTTTTATCGGTTTTGATATCACCCGATCTGTTGCACAAATCCAAAACTCACTTAAACAACTGACTCTTGAAGAATCAGGTTCGTATGTCATCATCCGAAACTCTGATCAACAGATTATCTCTCATCGTGAGTTAACATCAGAAGAACCATATAATGAAACATTGCTCGATGGCCTATCGCTTGAACAGGCACTCACAGATAAAGGGAGTTGGGTTTACAGGTCCTTGTCTAATCAAGAAATGTATTCCTATTCCGTATATATTCCCGGTTGGAATTGGACTTTGGTCGGTTTCGTTCCTGAAAAGGAATTGAGTGATGAAAGCTTAGGCATGTTAAAAATTAACGCCATATTGGCATTGCTAGGCGTAGTTATTATTTCCGTTTTACTTTTTAATGTCATTAATCGTGCAATTAAGCCATTAAAGAACCTACAGAGGCAAATAGCTAAATTAGGCCAAGGGGATCTTTCACAAACTTTCGAACAATGCCCTCAAGACAGCCACAATGAAGTTGATCACATCACCATAAGTGTGGCCCAAACGGCTGCAAGTTTAGCAGGATTAATTGAGTCGTTAAAACAATCTGTCAGCAGCTTAGAAAGCCAAGCAATTCTTAGCCAACAAACATCAAAATTGAATGGTAATGAGGCAAAATCACTGTTAAACCAAACAGAACAGATTGCGACAGCTATCGAAGAAATGTCTTCTTCTATTAAAGATGTAGCGCAGAATTCGAGTCAAGTTGCCCAGCAGGCGCAAGAAATTGATGGCGCATCAAACCAAGGACATACACAGTTAACTCAGGCGGTTACAGAACTACAATCCTTGCGTGAACAACTTATTCAAAGTCAAAAAAATATTGAAAGCGTCAACAATGAAACTCAAGCCATCAGTCAGGTTACTGAAGTCATTAACGGCATTGCAGACCAAACTAATTTACTCGCCTTAAATGCCGCAATTGAAGCAGCCAGAGCGGGTGACCAAGGTCGTGGCTTTGCTGTTGTTGCTGATGAAGTTCGCTCATTAGCACAAAGAACACAACGTTCAATTAGTGAGATAGGTACGACTATTAACAAATTACAACAGCAGGTAGAACACACAGCAACACAAATGATCCAGTGTCAGCAACTGGGTGAGTCCTCAGCGGTACAAGCTGATACAGTTAATAATCAACTCACACTGATTAATCATAATATCGGCGAAATGGCAATATTCTCATCTAGTATTGCCAGTGCCACCAAACAGCAAAGTACAGTCGCAGATGAAGTGTCACGCAGCTTACATACTATTTCTACACTTGCACAAAATAGTGATGAACGGGCAACAAAAGCGGTAAGTGATTCAGAGCAATTAACCAAACTTGCGCACAGTATCAAACAACAAATAGGTGTATTTAAAGTGGTTTAA